The DNA segment ACCGGCATAAAATTCCCGAACAAGGTTGACATTTATATCCCCGGTGTTTCTGAACACGTAGCTTAAGACAAGGTCGTGAATACCTTTCCAATTTGATTGGTACTTAGCTTGTAGGTTCCGCTCATGAATAACTGACTCAGAATGTATATGTCTCGACCAACAAAGCTTATAAAAAGCCTTGGCAGACTGAGGTATGCTCTTCAGTCCAAATTCTCGTTATCCCTCAGGTTGTGGGCGTGTGGCTGCTATAGATGCAACTGCTTGCAACCCTTCAACTTGGCTTGAAGTGGCCTCCccaccttttctctttttctgtgGAGGTCTAGAAGAAGCCCTGGCCTTAGTCGGAACAGTAGCCTTGCCCTTGCCTTTACCATTGTCATTTTTAGGAGGCATACTTGTACCTTAGATACTTAGGAGGATTGGAGTGTTCTTCAATTGATGTCCCAAGTGATTGAAAGACATGATGAGCGAAGGTCTTCAATGAAATTTGTGTGTGAGGGGAAGGGTGTGTTTAGTGAGGTATGTGTGTTTGTGTAGTATTTTAATATAAAGAAGTTGGTAAACAAAGCTTAAAAAAATTAGAAGGGAAAAGAGACAAGGAGTGAGGTGAGACTAATAGAAAAAAGTCAAGTGTTAAGTTACGTGTATGTGTGTTTGTATAGTTGTTTAATAGAAGTAAGTTATAAAACAAAGTTTAAAAAATTATAACACACATTACCTGGCAACGTGAACTCCCAGCGAGAAATTTACCTGGTGAAGCGAGCTAATTAGCGAGCTTACAAGTAGGCGACGCGGGAGCGGAGAAGCAGGCGACGCGAGGGCTGCCGCGAGGTGGACCTCGCTACAACCCATGCGATGCGAAGTTCATAGCGAGCTGGTGGTCTGGCTGGGCGAGGTTCGATGCGTGGTATTAAAAAGCAAAGAAAACTAACCTCACGATAACCCGTGCGATGTGAGGCAAAAGCGAGCTCTATCTCACTGTAATCATTTGTGAGGCGAGGCTTAACACCAGGTTTTGCTCACTGTATCTCTTGCGACACTAGCTTAAACGTGAAGTAATTACCTAGCAACGCAAGCTGGAAAGCACGCTGGGCAGCAGGCGATGCAAGCAGTGCCACGAGATTGACCTCGCTTAATCCCTCGCTGGGAGACCTGGCGACGCATGGTGTTTACCAAGAAAGGGAGTGGTTCGTTGTTCTTAGGCTGGTCAAGCTTCCAAGCGAGCAATGGATAGTAGGTTTACAACAATGGACAATAGGTGATCTCTGAAGCGTGCATGGGGGCTGGCCAACTGAGTTTTTACAACGAAAATGGGAGATGGCTAGGCGAAACCAATAGCGAGCTAAACACATGGCTGGTGAGGATTTCAGCGAGCAAAGGACTATGTGAGGCGAACCTGGCGACGCAAGCTCCCAACGAGAAACTTACCTGGCTAGGCAAGCTGCGAAGTAGGCGGCGTGAGTCATAACGCGAAGTTATTTCCTAGCTATGCGAGGTTTGCTACCAAGTTTTGCTCGCTGTTTCCCTTGCGACGTGAGGCTGCCGCGAGATTGGTTTGGCTATAACCCTTGCTAGGCCAGCTCTATAGCGTGCTGAAGACTGGGTGACGCTAGCTGGAAATCACGAAGGGCAGCAGGCGATGCAAGTTGTGCCACGAGGTGAAATATTTGCAATGCGAGGTTTGCTTCCAGGTGGGTTTTGCATTTAAACTAGGTGACGCGCGGTATGAAGCGTTGTTTGGAGCGTACGCATGTAATTTTGTATTTCGTTTTGTGAACGACACCAAGCGTCATGACTTTCCATCGTGCTCCATTACATGTTCAGACACCAAGATTTAGCTAAAAATTTGTTAGTGCATAAAACAAACGAAAAGTTATAGTTAAGCTAAAATAAACTACAAATTGGGTTTCCTCCCAACGAGGGCCTGATTTAATGTCACGACACGACTCATGCAATCAAACTTCAGGTTCACTCAACAATTGAGGCTCCTTTAAATGAATCACCGATACAACATTTTCCGCATTTAtgccaaggtaatgtttcaacctttgcccattaACTCTAAACCCGTTGGTTCCATCCTCGGATTCAATTTATACAGCTCCACTTGAGAGTACTTGCACCACTCTAAATAGTCCCGACCATCTAGATTTTAGCTTACCCAGAAATAGTTTCAATCTTGAATTATACAACAACACGACATCTCCAGGTTTGAAAATCCTCTCTTGAATATGCTTGTCGTTCATGATCTTCATTCTTTCCTCGTACAACCTGGTTCTTTCAAAAGCATGGTAACGGAACTCATCGAGTTCATGAAGTTATGTGACTCTACTCATACCAGCGGCCTCCAAGTCAAGATTTAATTGCCTTAATGCCTAAAAAGCTCTATGCTCTAGCTCCATCGGTAAGTGACacgcttttccaaacaccaaattGTACGGTAGCATACCAATTGGAGTTCTGAATGCAGTGCGGTaggcccatagtgcatcatccaATTTTTTTGCCCAATCAGTCCGAGTAGCATTTACAGTTTTGGTAAAAATACTCTTGATTTCTCTATTTGACACCTCAACCTGACCACCTATTTGTGGGTGATACGGAGTGGAAACCTTATGGCCACGCCATATGTTTCCATCAACTTTGCGAAGGCTCGGTTGCAGAAGTGAGTTACTCCATCACTAATGATCGCTCTTGAAGTTCCAAATCGGGTGAAGATATTTTTTTCTTAGAAAACCAATAACTCCCTTTGCATCATTTGTTCGGAGTGttacagcttctacccatttcaaGACATAGTCTACTGCTACTAGTATATATTTGTTGCTGTATGAGCTaacaaatggtcccataaagtcgaTTTCCCATACATCAAATACTTCCACTTCATggattgggttcatgggcatctcatgtcgaCGGGAATATTCCTCGTACTTTGACACTCATCACAACTCTTTACCTAAAAGTGTGCATCTTTAAACAACATCGGCCAATAGAAGCCCGACTCCAAAACTTTAGCAGTtgtccttactcctccaaaatgATCTCCATAAGGCAAagcatgacatgcctgcaaaacaaAAGCTTAGTCTATCTCGGGAATACATCTCTGAATcatgttatcaatacaaatccgAAATAAATATGGTTCATCCTAGAAATACATGcgacaatcacgaaagaacttttttTTCTGCATAGAAGACAATTCATATGGAACAATACCGCTTGCCATGTAGTTTGCAATGTCGgcataccatggcacttcctTAAGTCTCATGGCTAACAATTATTCATCTAGGAAAGTCTCCATGATCTCTTTCACATCAACCTTCATTTCAAATCCTTCAAGCCTGGACAAGTGATCGACAACTTGGTTTTCCGTTCCTTTTTGGTCATGAATTTCCAAGTCAAACTCTTGTAGCAGTAGAACCCATCAAACCAGGTGCGACTTTGCTTCCTTTTTATCAATTGTAACTTGAGAgtagcatggtcagtataaataattACCTTCGAGCCTATCAAGTAGGACCAGAATttgtcaaatgcgaacaccactgCTAGAATCTCTTTTTCTGTCACTGTGTAATTTAGTTGGGCGCCATTCAATGTTCTACTATCATAGTAGATTGGATGCACGTTTTGGTCTTTTCTCTGTCCAAGTAGTGCTCCCATGACatcgtcacttgcatcacacatcagctcaaaCGGTTGCTCCCAGTCGTGTGCAACTATGATAGGTGCAGACACTAGCCTCTTCTTCAATCCTTCAAAAACTACCCTGCGGTCATCAAAAAACACAAAAGGGTGATTTATTCCAAGCAATTTACACAAAGGGTTAGCAATCTTGGAAACATCTTTTATAAACCGCTTGTAAAAACCGGCGTGaccaaggaaacttcttattgtCTTGACGGAAGTGAGTGGTGGAAGCTTCTCTATTACATCAATCTTGGTACGGTCCACCTCAATGCCCTTACTTGACACTAGGTGTTCCAAGAATATACCTtcatgtaccataaaatggcatttttcccagttCAGCACCAGATTAGTCTCCATACATCTTCGCAACACTCTTTTTAGATTTctaagacaatcatcaaaagaatttccCACCACtaagaaatcatccatgaaaacctccattaTATCCCCATATCTGTGAAggtggccatcatgcacctttggaatgtggcgggtgcattgcataggccaaacgacATTCTCCGAAAAGCGCAAATGCCATATGGACAGGTGAATGACGTTTTCTCTCTATCCTCCGGGGCAATAGATATCTGGTTGTACCCCGAGTATCGATccaagaagcaaaaatgggaccTCCATGctatctagcatctgatcaatgaacgacaaggggaaatgatcttttcgggTGGCCTTGTTCAATCTTCTGTAGTCTATGCAAATTCACCATCCTATGACTATTTTTGTTGAGATTAATTCATTGTTCTCATTTTGCACAACAGGTATCCCACCATTCTTTGGTATCCActgaactgggctaacccagtTGCTATCTGAGATGGAAAAAataattcccgcatctaaccacttgatcacttctttaCAATTTCCTTCATGTTAgggttcaaccttctttgatgttctctaaaagatttgtgcccttcttccagtagaattttatgcatgcaaaaggccaGGATGATACCCTTAATGTCTGCAATAGTCCAACCAACTGCATTATTGCACTCTTTCAACACTTGCAAATgttgttctacctgcacatctaacaaaccagatgagataataacaggtaaagtcgaattaggtcccaagaaagcatacctgaggtgagaTGGTAGCGGTTTCAGCTCCAATTGCGGTGGTGCTTCGATCGATGGCTTGGCTGGAGGGTTCTTTCTTTCTTCCAAGTGTAAAGGCTCAAATCCGTGCTCTCTTTCCCAGTACCCTTGCCCTTGAAGATCCAACACCCATTCCGCCAAGTCCTCACCATTTACTTCTTCTAAGTTCATAAGGCAGGCTGTTAGAGGCTCTTTTGCATTAAGTGTCTCATCATCTTCCTCCATGATTACATCCACCGTGTTTAACAAAGAGCAATTTGGAAACTCACCGGGTTACCGCATAGACTTTTGCACATTAAATGTTATTTCTCCATTATTCAGCCTCATTTTTAGCTCCCCCGTTTCACAATCAATCAGAGCTCTCCCTGTGGCAAAGAAcgaccttcccaaaattatgggaatctcctcaTCAACCTTgcagtccaaaatgacaaaatctGTTGGAAATACGAATTTTCCAACTTGCACAAGTACATCGTCAAGTATACCTGATGGCCTTTTCACCATTCGGTCAGCTAGCTGCAGTAACATGGATATGGGCCttgctcttccaatgcctaactTTTTATAGATAGACAATGGCATCATATTtatacttgctcccaaatcacactaTGCTTTGGCAAATGCATAGCTACCTatggtgcatggaattgtaaagcttCCAGGGTCGGATAACTTCTTAGCTATAGGTCTTGATACAACAACACTATAAGTCTGTGTCAACGTGATAGTTGCCAAGTCTTGGAAGTCGAACTTACGAGATATCAAGTCCTTTATCATTTTTTCATAAACGGGCATCTCCCTCAGAGAATCAATTAAAGGAATGTTTACCTAAATTTTCTTAAACATTTCCATAAATGTTTGTACTGTTCACCCTTCTGATATTTGGCCAACCTCTGCGGGAAGGATGCCAGAGGTCGCTTCTTTGCTCTAGCTTGAGTTAGATCCTGCTCAGGCACTTTGTCTAATGCCTTCTCCTACACTTTCTCAGTCTCCTCCGCAACCTCTTTTTCCTTGTTTATTTACTCTTGGGCTGGTTGCACTCTTACTTCTGTTAGTTCAGTTGACTCATCTAACTCAATTGGCACTGTCACATGTGTTTCATATGACCAGCTCTCACGAGCAATTTCTTGCTCTAAATCAAGATCCATTTCTCAAGCTCACCGCCATAAGCTGATTCGGGCCCTGCTCCTTCAGATTGACATGTGTGTATGCAGGTAAAGTCCCTTAGGGATGATTATTCAGAGCCATATTTATATGCCCTAATTGAATCTCAATGCCTTTTATCGCTGACTCATGTGCTTCCACCTTCTCTTGCTTTTTTTCATTAGACCCAATCAGTTGCTGCAACATTCCTTTAATTTCAGAAAACCCATCATCTTGTCTCACTAGTTGTTGTTGCTGAGGTTGTTGATAAGCTAGTTGCTGATTTTGCTGATTGTACCcctgttgcctttggtaaggTACTACTTGACCCTATGGTCGCATAGCTCCAGTATTGTTAGTGTTATTGTATTGTTGATGTGCTAGTGTATATTGCTGATATTGATGCctccaattctgaccaccttgcctTTGGCCTCCATAGTTGCCCACATAGTTCATGTTCTCTTGATAATTCTGGTTGTCACTTTCACCACTCTACGAATACACGtatggttggttaatgcatggtgtacataaTCCCCCATTAGCCGTGTCAACTATGTGTAACTTTTTCTGGTCTGATTCATTAATCTTATTGGTGGGGATACTCATTTGTGTCATCAGAGTAGCCATATTCTCGGCTATGGAGTTGTTCGGGTCCAATGCTACTGAGTGAACTATAGGGGTGATTGTAGAGTCTCTTGTCATCCAGCCTGAGTTTTGAGCCAATTTATCTAGCAAGACTTTACATTCTCTAAATGacttgctcaaaaatgctccacctgctgaagcatcaacattggccttgAAATTATAAGCCaatcccatgtaaaaccgttgtctcaacatctgatctggaatgacATGATGTGGACACTTGACCAGCATACCTTTGAATCTCTCCCACGTTTCTTGTAACGTTTCACCTGGTTTCTGcctgaagctcaatatctcatcaacCTACTTGACAGTCTTATTGGGCGGGTAGAACTTATTCAAAAACTGTTTGACTAATACCTCCCAAGTTTTGATGGAATTTATTGGGAGCAAATTAAGCCAAGTTTGGGCTTCTCCTGTCGCTCAGAATGAAAACAACATCAGTCTTATTACTTCCGGTATCACATTTGGTTGCCTTTGTGTGACACAAATtgacaaaattcttttcaaatgcTGCTGTGGATCTTCAATGTAAGACTCGGagaatagtcccttgttttgcagcaaatgtagcatgttatttgtgatttgaaatgattccGCTTGTATATGAGGGACTGCAATTGCAGTTGCCAAATATTTAGCagtgggttgtgcccaatcatacaaagctgcttctggcacaagaggtgccacaccCTGATTATTCGGGTCATTCACATTGTTTCGATTGTTTTGATTATCCAAAGCGTCACCCATGTACGGTTCAATTTTCTCTCTTGGGGTGATATTGTTGTTTGTACTTCTTGTTTGCACGATTTAATTCCTTGAAAGCTTTCTCAGGATCCGGTTATGCTTCAAATAATTCACAAGTTCTTGAAgagtttctaggcatacacctatAACACACAAGACcacaaacgttagaatttcaatgtaATGAATAAAAATGGGGAAAATTAACTAAACTAAAAATTCTAGCAATTCTTATAGTTGTAATTAGTATCAATGTTGCTTCCCCGACAACAtcaccaaaatttgatcacgcccaactatgctttataaaaaggactaaccggtcgttgcaaatataatccggtttacaagtccgaagTCGAATCCTACAGGGAAATGATGTGTTAATTACAACTAATAGTTTTGcacgaattcaagtaatcaaccttcAGAAATATTATATAACAATTCGAGAGTTTACTAACTAAGATCAAGGTATCaaaggcaaatctatattaaacgcAGTAgagaatcatcctccaataggttccatcaaaccttagattaaagagtttagctactcataaatacAACCACACTCCACATAATGTTCAAAGACATAAACTACAaaataaagagataaattaagaGAAAGCTCGTTTTGATCCTTGCTTCCAAGTGTTCTGCAacctttttcttctccaaaataatGTCCAACGCTAGAATAACTCATTTGGAGAGTATTTATGTCAATTCCCCGGTCCAATTTCGGGTTTGGGTCTTTTAACCCACGACTTTTAATTACCATGCTACAAACCTCGCGAAGCTTGGTCTATAGCacggtca comes from the Nicotiana tabacum cultivar K326 chromosome 14, ASM71507v2, whole genome shotgun sequence genome and includes:
- the LOC142168784 gene encoding uncharacterized protein LOC142168784 is translated as MMPLSIYKKLGIGRARPISMLLQLADRMVKRPSGILDDVLVQVGKFVFPTDFVILDCKVDEEIPIILGRSFFATGRALIDCETGELKMRLNNGEITFNVQKSMR